A stretch of the Lactuca sativa cultivar Salinas chromosome 9, Lsat_Salinas_v11, whole genome shotgun sequence genome encodes the following:
- the LOC111905653 gene encoding putative germin-like protein 2-1: MAKQLSHISLVALAFFGLTFAYEPDALQDFCVADPNSSVNVNGKTCKNPTQIQANDFYFSGLHLMGNISNPLGLRVTPVTVAQLPGLNTLGISMVRIDLAPWGINPPHTHPRATEIITVLEGSIQVGFITSDPENRLISKVLYKGDVFVFPVGLVHFQRNIGSKCAVVIGALSSQNPGAITIGNAVFGSNPTITSDVLAKAFQVDKKLIDQLKAKF; encoded by the exons TCAGTTTAGTGGCTCTTGCTTTTTTCGGCTTGACCTTTGCCTATGAACCCGACGCCCTTCAAGATTTCTGTGTAGCCGACCCAAATAGCTCAG TTAATGTAAATGGAAAGACTTGCAAGAATCCTACGCAAATTCAAGCTAATGACTTCTACTTCAGTGGCTTACATCTTATGGGCAATATATCAAACCCTTTGGGATTAAGGGTGACACCGGTTACTGTAGCTCAGTTACCAGGGCTCAACACTTTAGGCATTTCAATGGTCCGCATTGACTTAGCACCTTGGGGAATCAACCCCCCTCACACTCACCCACGAGCCACTGAGATTATAACAGTTTTAGAAGGCTCGATACAGGTTGGGTTCATCACTTCAGATCCAGAAAACCGACTTATCTCTAAGGTGCTATATAAGGGCGATGTGTTTGTGTTCCCGGTTGGACTTGTTCACTTCCAACGTAATATTGGAAGTAAATGTGCGGTGGTTATTGGTGCTTTAAGCAGTCAAAACCCTGGTGCTATAACAATTGGGAATGCTGTTTTTGGATCAAACCCAACAATTACAAGTGATGTTTTAGCTAAGGCCTTCCAAGTGGATAAGAAACTGATTGATCAACTCAAGGCAAAGTTCTAG